The nucleotide sequence ATCATATAAAAGGACTCGGCGTGCTTGCTCGTAAATTCAAACTTCCAATCTACGCGAACAAAAATACGTGGAATGCCATGAACGGCTTAATTGGTGAAGTGGCAACAGAGCAAAAATTTGAGTTTGAGATGGAAAGCGTGAAAACGTTCAACGACCTTGACGTAGAGTCGTTTGGCGTATCACATGATGCAGCTGAGCCAATGTTCTATGTATTTCATCATAACGGCAGAAAGCTGGCTCTTATGACAGATACAGGCTATGTGAGTGACCGGATGAAAGGGATTATCCGTGACAGCCACTCTCTTGTAATCGAATCGAATCACGATATCAATATGCTCATGATGGGAAGATATCCTTGGAATATTAAACGACGTATTCTAGGGGATCATGGTCATATTTCTAATGAGGATTGCGGACATGCTTTGGCAGATGTTATTGGAGATGGCACGAAGCATATTTATCTTGCTCATCTAAGTAAAGATAACAACATGAAAGATATTGCTCGCTTAGCGGTCGAACAGACGTTAAAAACGTATGATATCACGGCTGGTGAACAAATCATTCTGCACGATACAGATGCAAGTCAGCCAACAAAGCTGGCCTTGGTTTAAATACTTACTTGTTTAAAGTAAACCGTTTCCGGAAATAACAATAAGTGTGGGAAATTATGAAAAATAACCCAAAATGTCCATATTTTCAGGACTAATTGCTTATACTAGGTTATGAATTCGTACACTTCATTGTTGAAAGGAACGGTGATGAGTAAAATGGGATATTATGATGACGATTATGAATCCTCATCTCGACAAAAAGGAAACCGCGGAGGAAAGTTTCTACCAGCTTTGCTAGGAGCGATTCTGGGTGGTTTGCTTGTATTATTTACAGTGCCTGCATTAGGAGGAGCTGGGCTTTTGCCGGATAATCTGTATCCTCCAAATGAAGAGGAAAACGGGCTAGGCACTGACGAAAAGGCAGTAGAGAAAAACGTGGATGTTGATCTTACGACAAATGTAACAGATGCCGTAGACAAAGCTTCTGATGCAGTAGTCGAGGTTGTAAACATTCAACAGACTGATTTCTGGAGCCAACAGCCAGCGGGTACAGGATCAGGGGTTATTTATAAAAAAGAAGGCAACAAAGCGTATGTCGTAACAAACCATCACGTTGTTGAAGATGCAAATCAGATTGAGATTACACTAAGCAACGGTGCGAAGCTTAAAGGGACATTGCGCGGTTCAGATCCTCTGATGGATTTGGCTGTAGTTGAAATTGATAGCAGCAAGGTGGACAGTATCGCTGAATTTGGGGTATCTGGTGACCTGAAGCGAGGCGAGCCTGCAATTGCGATCGGAAACCCGTTAGGGAACTTCCCTGGCTCAGTCACACAAGGTGTCGTTTCAAGTGCAGACCGCTCGATTCCAATTGATCTTGATCAAGACGGCAATCCTGATTGGCAAGCTGAGGTCATTCAGACGGATGCAGCCATCAACCCAGGGAACAGTGGCGGAGCGTTAATCAATATTGCCGGTCAGGTTATCGGCATTAACTCTTCTAAGATTGCTCAGAATGAAGTAGAAGGAATCGGATTCGCTATTCCTTCAGATGTTGCAAAACCCATTATCGAGGACCTTGAGAAATATGGTGAGACGCGCAGACCGTTCTTAGGGGTTAATATTATTCCTCTTTCTCAAGTAAACACGTATCAGCGTGAACAAACGCTTAAGATTCCAAACAGCGTTCAAGAAGGTGTTGTTGTTATGGAAATCACTCCTGCATCTCCAGCGGCTCGAGCAGGCATGAAGGAAATGGATGTTATTACGGAGATGGACGGAGAGAAGATTAAGGATCCGGTCGCTCTGCGTAAGTTCCTTTACACGAAAGCAAAGATCGGTGATGAAGTTGATGTGACGTTCTATCGTGATGGTAAGAAGCAGACTGTCAAAGTAGAACTAAGCGGTGGAAGACAAACGCAATAAATGATGTAAAACAGGGGGGCTTATGGTCTCCTTGTTTTTTTGTTTTGTGTGGCTTCGATGTTCTTGAGAGTGGTTGATTTCCGTTCCAGGTGCTCGCTTTCCGCGGGGCAGGCGGTGAGCCACATTCGTACGTTTCACGTATAAGTGTCTCACCTGCCCGCCTGTCCCGCAGGAGTCTCACACCTTGCACTGCAATCAACTTGGCGAAGGAGAGAATAAATAAAAAGATCTTAATGCTACATTCTGATAGAGAAGACCTTTTAGTTTTACCACTTTGGTGCTTTGTACTGAATTAGATTTACTGTGCTGTGCTTCGTATCTCTGATGTACAGGATGCGTCTGCGTGTTCATCAACTGTGAAGCGGTTTACGTGTAGTTGCATTTCACATACGTTTGAAAAGAAGGATTTAAATCATCTTGAAAGCTACAAATTGTAGAATACTGTTTTTATTTGCCTCCACATGTGGACAACTTAAATGAAGAAGATTGTTTACACACAGACGTATATTCGATAGTGTAAGAAGAAGCATTGTGGATAAGTAAGGAGTGAAGATTTTGATAATTATTTGCTGTAAAGAGCATGCAGAGCTTGCGATTGACATCATTGTGGATGAATTTGAAACACCACCAGTTGTAGAGTTACTAACAGAAAACGGTGAGTTATCAACAGGTTGTGAATACTGCAACAATGACGGTGTATATAAAGTATCGAACATATGAACGCCTACAATATATGGCCTCAAATGTGCATATGTGGATAAGTTCTGGGGATAACTTATTTGAAAGGAAGTTTTCAACACGTGAATATATCAATCGTATCGGTAGGAAAGTTAAAAGAAAAATACTTGAAGTTAGGTATAGATGAATACTTAAAAAGACTAGGTCCATATGCCAAGGTTGAAATCATAGAGGTTCCAGATGAAAAAGCGCCTGAAACTCTAAGTGATCAAGAGATGATTATGGTTAAGAACGCGGAAGGTGAAAGAATCTTAGCAAAGATCGGGCAAGATGTGCATGTGATTGCAATGGCTATTGAAGGAAAGGCTGTTTCATCGGAAGACTTGGCTAAGAATCTGGATCAGCTTGCGACTTATGGGAAAAGCAAAGTGGCATTTGTAATAGGCGGTTCGTTGGGCTTAAGTGACGCTGTTATGAAGCGGGCTAATGAGAAGATTTCATTTGGAAAGATTACTTATCCGCATCAGTTGATGAAACTCGTTCTTGTTGAGCAGATTTATCGGGCTTTTCGGATTAATCGTGGTGAACCGTATCATAAATAGATACGGTTTTTTATTATATAACTTATAAAAACTACATATAGAATTTATTGTGTCTTGAAATTCATAGTGTGTTTTATTTAATTAGTAGTACCCCATGTATGTGCAGCTGGTAAAGTTGCACATTTTTTTTAATTTAAAAATAAAACCAAGTCGAATTTTAAAAGCAATATAGTGATTTTCACCTAATTTTTATTGTAGTTTTTGGCGAAATTTTTTGTATCAAGTCATTCTTTGTAGAAATGAGTATTTGGTAGGAGTTGAAAATTAATTAATCTGACGAAAATAGTCGGAAATTTCAGCCTGATAAATAGAGGAGATTACCAAAAAATATTTAAATTCAGTATAGTTGTTTTCTCTAAGGGGGGTGTCTTTTTACATAGTCAGTAAGTTTTAGAGGTTAAAAAATATTAAATAGGTATTATGAGAGGGGATGTATCATGGGCATAAAAAGAACATATTCAAGAGTTGTTTTTAGTTTCCTGGCATTTGTATTAGTTTTTTCGGTCTTTAGTTTTAGTGCCGCTGCAAATGGAGTTAATCAATCACAAACCCAAGTAAGAGAGTTGGCTTTAGCTCCGATTTTTGGAGATATGGAACTTTCCTCGAGCAGGCCGACTTCTGTCATTGTTGAGTTAAAAGCAGAGTCTATTGTTGAAGCAAAACATAAAGGAAAGAAACAAACAAAGGCCGGCTTGAAAGCGGAAAGAGGGAAAGTTATTGGCGCTTTGAAAAAAGCTGTGACAAATGCAGATGTAAAAAGAGAATATGACTATGTGTTCTCAGGATTCTCAGTTAAACTGCCTGGCAATGAAATTGTGAAACTATTAGCTATTCCAGGAGTAAAAGCTGTATATCCAAACGTTTATTATACGGCTGATGTGATCTCTTCTAAAGAAATCACTGCAGAAGAATTTAGTCCTGCTATGATGGATAGCGCTCCGTTTATCGGGTCTAATGATGCGTGGAAAGCGGGTGTTACTGGAAAAGGTGTGACAGTAGCAGTCATTGACACAGGTGTTGATTATACACACCCAGATCTGGATCAAGCGTTCGGTGAATATAAAGGTTATGACTTTGTAAACAACGATAACGATCCACAAGAAGGCCCAGGTCAATACCACGGGACACACGTTTCTGGTACAGTAGCGGCGAATGGTGCTATCAAAGGGGTTGCACCAGATGCTAAATTATTAGGTTACCGTGTATTAGGCCCGAACGGCGGTACGACAGAAGATGTTGTGGCCGGTGTTGAATTAGCCGTGCAAGACGGTGCTGACGTTATGAATCTATCGCTAGGGAACTCGTTGAACAACCCTGACTGGGCGACTTCTATTGCACTGGACTGGGCGATGGCAGAAGGGGTAGTGGCTGTAACTTCTAACGGAAATTCTGGTCCGAATAACTGGACAGTAGGATCTCCAGGGACTTCTCGTGATGCGATCTCTGTTGGGGCTACTCAATTACCGTATAATGTATTCACTGCAAAAACAACATCATCTGATGGTGTTTCTTATGCCTCTTCAGCTGTACAAGGGCATCCTTCAGAGGCAGACTTGCTTGCCTTAAACGATCAAGATTTTGAACTGGTAGACGTAGGTTTTGGTACACCTGCTGATTTTGCAGGCAAAGATTTAACAGGTAAGATAGCATTAATCAGCCGTGGAGCCGGAATTCCATTTGTTGATAAAGCAATAGAAGCGAAAAAAGCCGGTGCAGAAGGTGCGGTTCTTTATAATAATCAAGCTGGGAGCATGCCTTTAATCCCAGGAATGGCTGTTCCAACGATAATGTTGAACCAAGCTGATGGACAGGCACTCCTTGCAAAAGTGGATGATGTTACAGTGAGTTTTGAAATTGAATTTGCTAGTGCTGTAGGAGAAACAATGGCTGACTTCTCTTCCCGTGGACCAGTGACACATACTTGGATGATCAAGCCGGATGTTTCTGCACCTGGAGTGAATATCGTTAGTACATTCCCTGGAAATAGTTATGCAGCGTTACAAGGAACAAGTATGGCTTCACCTCATGTTGCTGGTGCTGCAGCATTATTATTACAGAAGCACCCTCACTGGGGAACGGATGATATAAAAGCTGCATTAATGAACACTGCAGAAGATATGATTAATCCAGCAACAGGTGAAGTGTACCCGCATAATACGCAAGGAGCAGGAAGCATCCGTGTTGTTGATGCATTGAATACTAAGACTCTTGTAGCTCCTGGCAGCCACTCTTTCGGGAAATTTGTAAAAGACAGTGGCAAACAAACTGAAAGACAAAGCTTTGAAATTAAAAATCTTTCAGATAAAACGAAGACATATAGCTTTAAAGTAGAATTTGCAGATAATCCAGACGGAATTAAAGTAATGACAAGCAATAACCTGAAGGTGAACGCAAATAAGTCTCAACAGGTGAACTTCAATGTTCAAGTTGATACGTCTAAATTAAAGCCAGGTTATTATGAAGGAACAATTAAAGTAAGTGACGGTAATCAAACTATTGATGTTCCGACGATTCTTTTTGTTGGTGAGCCTGATTATCCACGTGTAACTGGTGCATTTATGGAAAAAGAAGCAGAAGGTTCATACTATGTTGGTTCTTATTTACCTGGCGGGGCCGAGGTATTAAGGTATGATGTTTATATGCTAGGGCCAAATAATTCAATTGGTGGGTTTGTGGATACAATCGGTTTATTTACAAATGCTCAAGCTCCGTATCATGAATTTTCATGGGATGGTACCGTGCAAAAGGGAACAACCTTACCTAATGGGGATTGGGTATTAGGAGTATATGTAGAAAAAGCTGGTGTTAAAGAGTATAAAGCTTATTTAGTAACAAAAAATTAATAACTAAAATAGGAATTCCAGCCAAGCAGTTGCTAGCTGGAATTCTTTTTTATAATCAACTAATCTATAACCAACAACAATCTTTAAGACTGTTAAATGGTGTTTTAAAGGCTAGCCCAGTATCAAACATTTGACAAAACCCCAACTCCGTAATAGTATTAAAAACTATATTCAGAACTACTAAAAATATATAGATAGCAAGCTATGATTGCTGTGGGTCGTACTACAGCAGGAGCAGCTTCTGGAGAGACCGCTTGGTAAGCGGCGCCGAAGGGTTCACCATCTCAGGCAAAAGGACAGAAGAGTATTGAAGTTTGACTTTGTTGTGCCTGTAATTTATAGCGCAGTAATGCTTTTTTAATATTCTAATGTACAAGAGATTGGAGATTCTTCCAGTCTCTTTTTTACGTTTTATTTTCATCTTAGAAGGAGGATTCATACGTGTCACAGCATGAGTTAAAGAGAGATTTAGCCAACCGTCATGTGCAGCTGATTGCCATTGGCGGAACGATTGGTACGGGATTATTTTTAGGTTCAGGTAAAGCAATTGAGCTTGCCGGGCCGTCTGTTATATTTGCTTATTTGATCGTTGGGATCGCCTTGTTTTTTATGATGAGGGCGCTAGGGGAGTTGTTGCTTTCTAAGGAAGGGTATGAGTCGTTTACCGATATTGCGGAGGACTATCTTGGACCACGGGCTGCGTTTATCACAGGATGGACGTATTGGTTCTGCTGGATCATGACAGCAATGGCTGATGTGATTGCGGTCGGTGTCTATGTGCAATATTGGTTTGACATACCACAGTGGGTTCCGGCGATTGTCTGTTTGTTGCTTTTACTTGGGCTTAACCTTTTAACGGTTAAGCTTTTCGGGGAATTGGAGTTTTGGTTTGCTTTGATCAAGGTGGTTACCATTCTCGCATTGATTGTAATAGGGGTTGTTTTGCTCGTGATTGGTTACCAAACCGATGCGGGAGCTGTTTCAATGAACAATCTGTGGGAGCATGGAGGTCTATTTCCAAATGGAATGACTGGATTTTTACTTTCGTTTCAGATGGTTGTGTTTGCGTTTGTTGGAGTGGAATTGGTCGGTGTGGCGGCGGCGGAAACGTCTAATCCCAGAAAAAATATTCCTTCTGCCATAAATAAGATTCCACTTAGAATTTTGTTTTTCTACGTCGGCGCTTTGATTGTCCTTCTTTGCATCAATCCATGGACACAATTAAACGCAGCGGAAAGTCCTTTCGTTAAAACGTTCAGCTTAATAGGAATACCGCTTGCGGCTGGAATAATTAATTTCGTTGTTCTGACATCTGCGGCATCTGCGTGTAACAGCGGATTGTTTTCAACGAGCCGGATTCTATTTACGTTAAGCAAGAGTGAGCAGGCGCCTCAATCTTTTAAAAAACTGACTAAAAATCATGTGCCTGGAAACGCGCTTTGGATATCTGCCGTTGTCGTTTCAGCGGGAGCGCTCCTGAGTAAGCTGATTCCAGAGCAGGCATTTGGGATTGTAACAACAATCAGTGCGATCTGTTTTATCTGGGTGTGGAGCGTCATCTTAATAAGCCATATTAAATATCGAAAACATCGTTCAGATCTCCACAAAAAGTCAGCATTTAAAGCACCTTTTGCGCCATTCATTAACTATGTGGTACTAGCACTGTTCGGGCTGATTCTAATCGTGTTGCTCGTTGCAGATGCTACTCGTCCGGCTTTATTGCTGACACCATTGTGGTTTATTTTATTATTTGTACTGTATCCAACTAAAAGAAAAACTACGCCATAACTATAAAAAGCACCTAATTCTGACTGCTCTGAAGCAAAAAATTTACTTCAGCCATCTGATTAGGTGCTTTCATTTATCTATTGTTTTATTTTTATATCAAATCGATCAGCGTCCATCACTTTTACCCAAGCTGCGACAAAATCACGTACGAATTTTTCTTTGTTGTCATTCTGTGCATACACTTCAGCTAAAGCGCGAAGCTCTGAGTTAGATCCGAAGACAAGGTCAAAGCGGGAAGCTGTTCGCTTCACTTCTCCTGTCTTACGATCGCGGCCTTCATATTGGTTGAAGCCTGTTGATTTCCACTCAATACCCATGTCGAGCAGGTTCACGAAAAAGTCGTTCGTTAGCGTGCCGACACGGTCTGTGAATACGCCGTGTTTCGTGCCTTGATGGTTTGTCCCAAGAACACGCATACCTCCGAGCAGGACTGTCATTTCAGGAGCAGTCAGACCGAGTAGCTGTGCTTTATCTACGAGCATCTCTTCAGGACTCGTAGAGTATTCTTTCTTCTGATAGTTGCGGAACCCATCAGATACGGGCTCTAACACATCAAATGTATCCGCATCTGTTTGCTCTTGTGTTGCATCACCGCGCCCAGGGGTAAATGGAACCGTCACTTCAAAGCCTGCGTCTTTCGCGGCTTTTTCAATGGCTGCACTTCCACCGAGAACGATTAGATCGGCTAGACTGACTTTCGTGTCGAGCTGATTTTGGAGATCTTGATAGATTCCTAGCACTTTCTCCAGCTGTGCGGGTTCGTTTGCTTCCCAGTCTTTTTGAGGTGCCAAACGAATGCGTGCACCGTTCGCACCTCCGCGCATATCAGAATTGCGGTACGTGCTTGCTGAAGCCCAGGCGGTTTTAACGAGTTCGCTCACCGATAATCCTGCACTCAGAATTTTTTGTTTTAGTTCGGTTATGTCGGATTGTGATAGGTCATAATCCACACTTGGAACAGGGTCTTGCCAGATGAGTTCTTCGTCTGGAACCTCAGGACCTAAGTAACGAACTTTTGGACCCATGTCACGGTGAAGCAATTTGAACCAAGCTCGAGCGAAAGCATCAGCAAACTCATCTGGGTTCTCGTAATAGCGACGAGAAATTTTTTCATAGTCTGGATCCATACGTAAGGCCATATCCGCTGTTGTCATCATTGTTTTCACTTTAATAGATGAATCTTCGGCATCAGGAGCCATGTGCTCTTCCGTCATTTCGACAGGCGTCCATTGGTATGCGCCTGCAGGACTTTTCGTTAACTCCCACTCGTAGCCGAACATTAGGTCGAAGTAGCCGTTATCCCATTTAGTTGGGTTTGATGTCCAAGCACCTTCTACACCACTTGAAATGGTGTCGCGTCCTTTTCCGCTTCCATGTTTGCTCAGCCAACCGAAACCTTGTGTCTCAAGGTCTGCCGCTTCTGGATCGTCCCCAACAAGGGAAGGGTCGCCTGCGCCGTGCGCTTTTCCAAAAGTATGTCCGCCAGCGATAAGGGCAACCGTTTCTTCGTCATTCATCGCCATTCGGTAGAATGTGTCCCGAATATCACGGGCACTTGCGAGTGGATCAGGCTTTCCGTTCGGCCCTTCAGGATTCACATAAATCAGACCCATCTGAACAGCTGCAAGTGGGTCCTCAAGTTCACGATCGCCGGAATAACGGTTGTCCGCTAACCATTCTTTTTCCGTACCCCAGTATACGTCTTCTTCTGCATGCCAAATATCTTCACGTCCGCCAGCAAAACCAAACGTTTTTAAACCCATGGATTCGATAGCTACGTTACCGGTGAAGACAAGTAGATCTGCCCATGAGATCTTGTTGCCGTACTTTTGCTTGATCGGCCATAAAAGACGGCGCGCTTTATCCAAGTTTACGTTATCTGGCCAGCTGTTAAGTGGTGCAAAGCGCTGTGATCCGGATGCGCTCCCTCCGCGTCCGTCAGCCGTGCGGTATGTACCTGCAGCATGCCAAGACATTCGGATAAAGAATGGACCATAGTGACCATAATCCGCTGGCCACCATTCCTGGCTGTCTGTCATCAACGCATGAAGATCCTTTTTCAGCGCGTCGTAATCCAGCTTAGAGAATTCTTCGCGATAATTAAAGTCATCTCCCATAGGATTTGATTTTTTGTAATGTTGGCGAAGAACATTTAAATTTAGCTGGTTCGGCCACCATTCTTTATTTGTCGTACCACGTGGAGCAGTCGACGTTGTAATTGCACTATCTTTGTGGTGAGTTACAGGACATTGGCCTGCAGACGTATGTTCTTTTTGATCGGGCTTATTGTTGTTTTCCATTACAATTCTCCTTCCTTTTTTGGAACACAAAATTGCAAACATTTAAAGCCATGATGAAAAATTTCAGATTATTATGATAGTTATATTATAGTGGACAGACATATGGATTCAAAGCGTAATGCATTTTTATTGATTGTATTTATCCAATTCTATTCAGGGGAGAGATGAAGGGGAATCCTCGTAATTTACACGATCTATTTTGCTTAGCTTAAAGGCAATCAGATTATATAAGAGTCTTTTATTTGAAAAAGATTTGAATATTACAAAAAAATACATATAAATAGGTTTTAGGAACTAGTATACTTAGGGTATATAGTAAATTGGGACCTGTACTACATAGTTCAAAATTAAAAGATTATGAGGGGGGTAAATTTATGAAAAAGTTTTTATCACTAGCTTTATTATGCTTATTGTTAGTAGGGATTGTCACACCTGCTTATGCTGCAGAAGATGACGACATCGCTAAAGCGTTAGAGATGATTGAAAAGACCAACAGAGACATTGATAAGAAGATTGAAAAAGCGGTTCAAGAAGCAGATTCGCTACATGCAAATTATCTTTTAGAGATTCAAAAGTTAGAAGAAGGAGATAACGTAATAAAATTAAATGAAGAGAGGCAAAAAATCCTCTCAGAAATGAATAAATTGAATAGCAATGAACAAGACAAGCTGACTAAGTTAACAGAGAAGCTTGAACAGACAATCGCAAAAATAGATGAAGAAAAATTGCGTATTCAAACTAAGATGGAACAGATTGATAATGAAATAGATGCAGTAACGGCGGAATTAGTCTCATCAGATGATGATTCTAAGAAGTTAAATGATAAATTAGAGAAACTCAATGAAAAGTTAAATAAAAAAAATGATAAGTATGCAGAGAAAACAGACAAGTTTACAAAAGATCTTCAAAAAGTTATAGATGATGTATATAATGAAACGCTAAAAATGTCGGCTGTAGCTATTGAAAAGGCTGCTCAAAAAGGTGTTATCGCTGAATGCAGTTGGAAACTAGTGCGTTTTGCTGATCAATGGGTTTGGATTGATCCTGTAAGAGTAATTAGATTTACTAAAGGAGGATAAAAATATTGAAGTAAACAAGGAATTAGCCTCCCTATAATAGAATTACAGCTAAAGCGAGTCTGAATTAAATAGACTCGCTTTTATTGATGTTTTATAAGGGGGGTATCTCAAATGTCTTTTCACATAGGCAAAAAAGGTTCAACTATTGAAAAGGTGTCTTTCGAGACATTTAATATAGGTCTTCTTGCTCGTGGAGATGGTGTAGATATCATGCTGCAGACAATAGAAGCTAACGAACCTTTTTATGTATATCCCAGCGATAATCCAAACGTAATGGAATTTTTTTATATCCTTAAAGGTGAATTAAGTTGCGAGTTAAATGGACATAAAATACTATTAGGTCCTCAAGATTACTATTATGCGAGTGATCTAGAAGAGCCTGTATATTTTACTGCTATTACTGATGTGGAATATTTATGGGTTATTACGGAACCTACTTTTTATCAATTAAGTGAGAGTGTTACACAGCTGAAAGATATAGTAGACCAAGTAGAAGTAAAAGACAGATATACCTTTAAGCATAGTGAAAGGGTAAGTCTGTATGCTATGCAAATTGCAAAAAAACTAATGCTTCCTAAAGAGAAGTTCGAAACCTTATACATAGCTGCATTGCTACATGATATTGGAAAGATCAATACGCCAACTGAAATATTAACAAAGCCTGAAAAACTAACAGAGGAAGAATTTTCTGTTATAAAACGTCATCCATCAGATGGTGCGAAGATGGTTAAAAACCTCTATTACGAAGGTGTAGCACAAATTATTGAGCAACATCATGAAAGATTGAATGGAAGCGGGTATCCGAAACAAATTAAAGGTGATGAGATTTCTTTAGAAGCACGAATTATAGCGGTAAGTGATACATTTGACGCTATGACAGAAGATCGAGCCTATCGAAAAGCCTATGATGCACAAGCTGCTGTTAATGAACTAATAAGGCTGCAAGAATCTCATTATGATAAAAGTGTTGTTGACGCTTTAATTGAGATTTTGAAAGAAGAAAAGCGGATTTAGTCAATCTAACTTAATAACAGTATGCAAATAACCGCCTATCAACATGAGGTGGTTATTTTTTATGGCTTTCTTAAAAATTTCACTAACAAGATCAAAAAAAGATTGAACATTGAATAACTAGGGTATTTAAAGAAATGATGTGTGTAAAAATATATAAAAAATATAACCCTCAATATACTAGGATCAACAGCTTTTTCAGCAAAGGAGAAAAAAATGAACATACAGTTTGATCAATATAAGCAGTTTGGTATTCGGAAAATTTGGGGAAGTAAAAACCAAACCATTTCTTCCGTCTGCTATGATTCCAGAAACGTAACTCGTAACTCTTCCTTTGTCTGTTTAACAGGAGAAAATGTTGACGGCCATACCTTTATGGAAAGCGCCATTCAAAACGGTGCAGTAGTGGTGGCCGGTGAAAATGAAACTTTACTAAAAGAGGCAAGCAAAAAATACGAGAAGCTAACTTTTCTGCATGTACATGATGCTCGTGTATTCCTGGCTCATTTATCCATTATCTTTAATGAAAACATTCATGAAAAATTAATAACAGTTGGAATTACAGGGACGAACGGTAAAACAACGGTTGCAGCCTACGTGCGATCGTTGATGAATTTGTGTGGACTGCAATCTGGTTCAATCGGAACAACGGGGATGATTACTTCTACAGGGAAATTGAACTTTAGTCAGTCAACCCCTACAACCCCGGAAGCACCTGATCTTCATCAAATCTTTCAGGAATTTGTACAAATTGGAGATCAGCTTGCTGCTATGGAGGTTACATCGGTAGGGATTGAACAAAAAAGAACAGAAGGCATCGATTTTGACGTAGCCATCCATACGAATCTTTCACCAGAACATTTGGAGTTTCATCATACATTTGAAAACTATAAAAATGCGAAGTTAAAGTTGTTTAAACAGGCAAAAAAAGCGGTCGTCAATATAGACGATGAAGGCATGTCAGAAGAAATTTTGAATTGCTTTAAAGGTCCTCTACTTACTTACAGTATGGAAAGTGATAGTGGCGCAGACGTTTTCGCCAGCAATATACAACCGTTAGCAGATGGGACGGCTTTCACCCTGACTGTAAAAAACATAAACTATTTCGTGAAAGTTCCTTTATACGGAACCTATAATATAGCTAACCTGCTGTCAGCCATCTGTACAGGTATGCACGTAGGTATTTCCATTGATGAGATGCTT is from Fictibacillus sp. b24 and encodes:
- a CDS encoding amino acid permease is translated as MSQHELKRDLANRHVQLIAIGGTIGTGLFLGSGKAIELAGPSVIFAYLIVGIALFFMMRALGELLLSKEGYESFTDIAEDYLGPRAAFITGWTYWFCWIMTAMADVIAVGVYVQYWFDIPQWVPAIVCLLLLLGLNLLTVKLFGELEFWFALIKVVTILALIVIGVVLLVIGYQTDAGAVSMNNLWEHGGLFPNGMTGFLLSFQMVVFAFVGVELVGVAAAETSNPRKNIPSAINKIPLRILFFYVGALIVLLCINPWTQLNAAESPFVKTFSLIGIPLAAGIINFVVLTSAASACNSGLFSTSRILFTLSKSEQAPQSFKKLTKNHVPGNALWISAVVVSAGALLSKLIPEQAFGIVTTISAICFIWVWSVILISHIKYRKHRSDLHKKSAFKAPFAPFINYVVLALFGLILIVLLVADATRPALLLTPLWFILLFVLYPTKRKTTP
- a CDS encoding MBL fold metallo-hydrolase, with the protein product MSLKFSVLASGSSGNAVYVETEQTRLLVDAGLSAKQIQILFEKAACGEVGDIDGILVTHEHSDHIKGLGVLARKFKLPIYANKNTWNAMNGLIGEVATEQKFEFEMESVKTFNDLDVESFGVSHDAAEPMFYVFHHNGRKLALMTDTGYVSDRMKGIIRDSHSLVIESNHDINMLMMGRYPWNIKRRILGDHGHISNEDCGHALADVIGDGTKHIYLAHLSKDNNMKDIARLAVEQTLKTYDITAGEQIILHDTDASQPTKLALV
- a CDS encoding S1C family serine protease; amino-acid sequence: MGYYDDDYESSSRQKGNRGGKFLPALLGAILGGLLVLFTVPALGGAGLLPDNLYPPNEEENGLGTDEKAVEKNVDVDLTTNVTDAVDKASDAVVEVVNIQQTDFWSQQPAGTGSGVIYKKEGNKAYVVTNHHVVEDANQIEITLSNGAKLKGTLRGSDPLMDLAVVEIDSSKVDSIAEFGVSGDLKRGEPAIAIGNPLGNFPGSVTQGVVSSADRSIPIDLDQDGNPDWQAEVIQTDAAINPGNSGGALINIAGQVIGINSSKIAQNEVEGIGFAIPSDVAKPIIEDLEKYGETRRPFLGVNIIPLSQVNTYQREQTLKIPNSVQEGVVVMEITPASPAARAGMKEMDVITEMDGEKIKDPVALRKFLYTKAKIGDEVDVTFYRDGKKQTVKVELSGGRQTQ
- the rlmH gene encoding 23S rRNA (pseudouridine(1915)-N(3))-methyltransferase RlmH, which gives rise to MNISIVSVGKLKEKYLKLGIDEYLKRLGPYAKVEIIEVPDEKAPETLSDQEMIMVKNAEGERILAKIGQDVHVIAMAIEGKAVSSEDLAKNLDQLATYGKSKVAFVIGGSLGLSDAVMKRANEKISFGKITYPHQLMKLVLVEQIYRAFRINRGEPYHK
- a CDS encoding S8 family peptidase; translated protein: MGIKRTYSRVVFSFLAFVLVFSVFSFSAAANGVNQSQTQVRELALAPIFGDMELSSSRPTSVIVELKAESIVEAKHKGKKQTKAGLKAERGKVIGALKKAVTNADVKREYDYVFSGFSVKLPGNEIVKLLAIPGVKAVYPNVYYTADVISSKEITAEEFSPAMMDSAPFIGSNDAWKAGVTGKGVTVAVIDTGVDYTHPDLDQAFGEYKGYDFVNNDNDPQEGPGQYHGTHVSGTVAANGAIKGVAPDAKLLGYRVLGPNGGTTEDVVAGVELAVQDGADVMNLSLGNSLNNPDWATSIALDWAMAEGVVAVTSNGNSGPNNWTVGSPGTSRDAISVGATQLPYNVFTAKTTSSDGVSYASSAVQGHPSEADLLALNDQDFELVDVGFGTPADFAGKDLTGKIALISRGAGIPFVDKAIEAKKAGAEGAVLYNNQAGSMPLIPGMAVPTIMLNQADGQALLAKVDDVTVSFEIEFASAVGETMADFSSRGPVTHTWMIKPDVSAPGVNIVSTFPGNSYAALQGTSMASPHVAGAAALLLQKHPHWGTDDIKAALMNTAEDMINPATGEVYPHNTQGAGSIRVVDALNTKTLVAPGSHSFGKFVKDSGKQTERQSFEIKNLSDKTKTYSFKVEFADNPDGIKVMTSNNLKVNANKSQQVNFNVQVDTSKLKPGYYEGTIKVSDGNQTIDVPTILFVGEPDYPRVTGAFMEKEAEGSYYVGSYLPGGAEVLRYDVYMLGPNNSIGGFVDTIGLFTNAQAPYHEFSWDGTVQKGTTLPNGDWVLGVYVEKAGVKEYKAYLVTKN
- a CDS encoding CxxH/CxxC protein; amino-acid sequence: MIIICCKEHAELAIDIIVDEFETPPVVELLTENGELSTGCEYCNNDGVYKVSNI